Part of the Sinorhizobium sp. BG8 genome, GACCGGGCTGAGGCCGATCGTCGAGTTCATGACCTTCAACTTCGCCATGCAGGCGATCGACCAGATCATCAACTCCGCTGCTAAGACCCTCTACATGTCCGGTGGCCAGATGGGCGCACCGATCGTCTTCCGCGGGCCCAATGGTGCTGCGGCACGCGTCGCGGCCCAGCACTCGCAGTGCTATGCAGCCTGGTACAGCCATATCCCGGGTCTCAAGGTCGTGATGCCGTATACGGCGGCCGACGCCAAGGGCCTGTTGAAGGCCGCGATCCGCGATCCGAACCCCGTCATATTCCTGGAAAACGAAATCCTCTATGGCCAGCACTTCGACGTGCCCAAGCTCGATGATTTTGTCCTGCCGATCGGCAAGGCGCGCATCCATCGTCCGGGCAAGGACGTGACTGTCGTTTCCTTCGGGATCGGCATGACCTACGCGGTCAAGGCTGTGGCGGAACTCGAGAAGCTCGGCATCGATGTTGAGCTGATCGACCTGCGGACCATCCGCCCGATGGACCTGCCGACGATCATCGAATCGGTGAAGAAGACGGGCCGTCTCGTGACCGTCGAGGAAGGCTATCCGCAGTCGTCCGTCGGAACCGAGATCGCCACGCGTGTCATGCAGCAGGCCTTCGATTATCTCGACGCACCGATCCTGACGATCGCCGGCAAGGATGTGCCGATGCCCTATGCGTCGAACCTCGAGAAGCTGGCGCTGCCGAATGTCGGCGAGGTCGTCGAGGCGGTCAAAGCCGTCTGCTACAAGTAAGGGGAGGGTGGAGACATGCCGATCAACATCACGATGCCCGCCCTTTCGCCGACGATGGAAGAAGGCAATCTCGCCAAGTGGCTCGTCAAGGAAGGCGACACGATCAAGTCCGGCGATGTGATTGCCGAGATCGAGACCGACAAGGCGACCATGGAAGTGGAAGCGGTCGACGAGGGAACGGTGGCCAAGATCGTCGTTCCTGCCGGAACCGAAGGGGTCAAGGTCAACACGGTGATCGCGGTTCTCGCCGCTGACGGCGAGGATGTGAAGGCCGCGGCCTCAGGTGCCGGAGCTGCCCCGGCGGCCAAGGCCGATGCGCCTGCACAGGCTGCCGCGCCCGCCGCGGAAGCGAAATCGCAACCCGCTCCGGCACCGGTGCCGGCTGCTCCGGCTGCGGTACCTGCCGCGAGCAAGGCGGACGGACAGCGAACCTTTTCCTCGCCTTTGGCCCGTCGTCTCGCCAAGGAGGCGGGGATCGACATATCGGCCGTGTCCGGCACGGGTCCGCATGGTCGCGTCGTGAAGAAGGACGTGGAGGCCGCGGTTGCCGGTGGTGGCGCCAAGGCCGCGCCTGCTGCGGCTGCCGCTGCGGCACCTGCCGCCCCCGCGAAGGGCATGTCGGACGATGCCGTCCTCAAGCTCTTCGAGCCGGGCTCCTATGAGCTCGTTGCGCATGACGGCATGCGCAAGACCATCGCCAAGCGCCTGGTCGAATCGAAGCAGACGATCCCGCACTTCTACGTATCGGTCGATTGCGAGCTCGACGCGTTGCTGGCGCTGCGCGCGCAGATCAACGCTTCGGCACCTGAGAAGGACGGCAAGCCTGCCTACAAGCTCTCGGTCAATGACATGGTGATCAAGGCCATGGCACTCGCGCTTCGCGACGTTCCGGACGCCAACGTCTCGTGGACCGAGTCCAACATGGTCAAGCACAAGCACGCCGATGTCGGCGTCGCCGTCTCCATTCCGGGCGGACTGATCACCCCGATCATCCGCAGCGCCGAGCTGAAGAGCCTCTCCGCCATCTCCAACGAGATGAAGGACCTCGGCAAGCGGGCCAAGGAGCGCAAGCTGAAGCCTGAGGAGTACCAGGGCGGAACCACCGCCGTGTCCAACATGGGCATGATGGGCGTCAAGAACTTCGCCGCGGTTGTCAATCCGCCGCATGCGACGATCCTCGCGGTCGGCGCCGGCGAGGAGCGGGTTGTGGTCAAGAAGGGCCAGATGGTCATCGTGAATGCGATGACAGTCACGCTCTCCACCGACCACCGCTGCGTCGACGGTGCGCTTGGCGCAGAGCTGCTCGGTGCATTCAAGCGCTACATCGAGAACCCGATGGGGATGCTCGTCTAAGGCTGGAGCGCCGTGATGAAAACTGTCCTCTGCTACGGCGATTCTCTGACCTGGGGTTACGACGCGGAGACGCTCGGGCGCCATGCGCTGGAGGATCGCTGGCCGAGCGTTCTGCAGAAGGCGCTCGGTCCGCAGGTGCAGGTGATCGCTGAAGGTCTCAACGGCCGCACCACGGCCTATGACGATCATCTGGCGGATTGTGACCGCAACGGCGCGCGTATCCTGCCCACGATCCTGCACACCCACGGGCCGCTCGATCTGGTGATCTTGATGCTCGGGGCGAACGACATGAAGCCGGTTATCGCCGGAACGGCGTTCGGTGCGGTTCAGGGCATGGAACGACTGGTGGAGCTGGTTCGCCATCACGCCTGGTCGTTCGGCGACGAGGACGGTCCGGAGATCCTGATCGTATCGCCGCCAGCGCTTTGCGAGACGGCGAACACGGCCTTTGCGGCGATGTTTTCTGGTGGCGTCGCGCAGTCGGCGATGCTCGCCACGCTCTATGCCGATCTGGCGGACGAAAAGGACTGCGGTTTCTTCGACGCAGGCTCGGTGGCAAGGACGACGCCGCTCGACGGCGTCCATCTCGATGCGGAAAACACGCGTGCGATCGGCCGGGGCATCGAACCGGTCGTGCGCATGATGCTCGGACTGTGAAAAGACAATAAGCGGCAGCCCGATCTGTGCGCCGCATCAAAAAGGCAGGAAACGACATGGCTCAAAACTACGACGTCATCGTTATCGGTTCGGGTCCGGGCGGCTACATCGCCGCGATCCGTGCGGCGCAGCTTGGCCTCAAGACCGCGATCGTCGAGCGGGAGCATCTCGCCGGCATCTGCTCCAACTGGGGTTGTATCCCGACCAAGGCCCTGCTGCGCTCCGCCGAGATCTTCCACTATGCGAAACATCCGGGCGACTACGGCGTGAAGATCGAAGGTTCGGTGACCCCGGATCTGAAGGCGATCGTCGCCCGCTCGCGCGGCATCGCGCAGCGCATGAATGGCGGCGTCGGCTTCCTCATGAAGAAGAACAAGGTTGACATCATCTGGGGCGAGGCGAAGCTTTCCAAGCCCGGCGAGATTGTCGTCTCCAAGACTTCGAAGAAGCCGGTCGAGCCGCAGGCACCGCTGCCGAAGAACGTTCTGCCGGAAGGCACCTACACGGCAAAGCACATCGTCATTGCAACGGGTGCCCGTCCCCGGGCGCTTCCGGGCATCGAGCCGGATGGCAAGCTGATCTGGACCTATTTCGAGGCAATGAAACCGGAAGAGATGCCGAAGTCCCTGCTCGTCATGGGGTCGGGCGCAATCGGCATCGAGTTCGCCTCCTTCTACCGCACGCTCGGCGTCGACGTTACCGTGGTCGAGGTCATGTCGACCGTGATGCCGGTCGAGGATGCGGAAATCTCGGCACTCGCCAAGAAGCAGTTCGAAAAGCAGGGCATGAGAATCCATCTGGAGGCGAAGGTCACTAAGGTGGAGAAGGCTGCCAATTCGATCACCGCCCATGTCGAGATGAAGGACGGCAAGGTGGAGAAGATCACGGCCGACCGGATGATCTCGGCTGTCGGCGTTCAGGCGAACATCGAGAATATCGGCCTTGAAGCGCTCGGCGTGAAGACCGACCGCGGCTTCATCGCCATCGACGGCTACGGCCGGACGAATGTTCCGGGTATCTATGCGATCGGCGACGTCGCCGGTCCGCCGATGCTCGCCCACAAGGCCGAGCACGAGGCGGTCATCTGCATCGAGAAGATTGCGGGCCTGCCGAACGTGCATCCGATGGACAAGCTGAAGATCCCGGGCTGCACCTACTGCCATCCGCAGGTCGCCTCCGTCGGCCTGACGGAAGCCAAGGCCAAGGAACAGGGCCGCGAAATTCGCGTCGGCCGGTTCCCCTTCGTGGCAAACGGCAAGGCGATCGCGCTCGGCGAGGATCAGGGTCTCGTCAAGACGATCTTCGACAAGAAGACGGGCGAGCTTCTCGGCGCCCATCTGGTTGGCGCGGAAGTGACCGAACTCATCCAGGGCTTCGTGGTCGCAATGAACCTCGAGACAACAGAGGAAGAGCTCATGCACACGATCTTCCCGCACCCGACCATCTCGGAAACGTTGAAGGAAAGCGTGCTCGACGCCTATGGGCGTGCGCTGAACGCCTGAGCGAAATAGAGATCGCACTTGATTAAGAGCCGCTCCGGCCCCTATATCGGCCGGAGCGAAGGGCCAGCGAGGGCGAGATTGCCCGGCGAAGCGGAAAGACGGCAGCATGGTCACCATTCTTGACAGAACCAATATCGGGGAAAAGCGCATCCGCCATCCGGAAAAGGCGCATCGTCCCGATACGGAAGTTCTGCGAAAGCCGGAGTGGATCCGCGTTAAGGCGCCCGTCTCAAAGGGCTACCAGGAGACCCGCTCGATCGTGAAGGAGCACAAGCTCGTGACGGTCTGCGAGGAAGCGGGCTGCCCCAACATCGGCGAGTGCTGGGACAAGAAGCACGCGACCTTCATGATCATGGGCGAGATCTGTACCCGCGCTTGCGCCTTCTGCAACGTATCGACCGGCAAGCCGAATGCGCTCGACATGGCCGAGCCGGAGAATGTCGCAAAGGCCGTGAGAGAGATGGGCCTGAGCCACGTCGTCATCACCTCGGTTGACCGCGACGATCTCGACGACGGTGGAGCGGAGCATTTCGAGAAGGTGATCTGGGCGATCCGCGCCGCATCGCCTACCACCACGATCGAGATCCTGACCCCCGACTTCCTGAAGAAGCCCGGTGCGTTGGAGCGCGTCGTCGCTGCCAAGCCGGACGTCTTCAACCACAACATGGAAACTGTTCCGGGTAACTATCTCACGGTTCGCCCGGGTGCGCGCTACTTCCATTCGGTCCGTCTTTTGCAGCGGGTGAAGGAACTGGACCCCACCATGTTCACCAAGTCCGGCATCATGGTCGGCCTCGGTGAGGAGCGCAACGAAGTGCTCCAGCTGATGGACGACCTGCGCACGGCGGACGTCGACTTCCTGACCATCGGCCAGTACCTGCAGCCGACCCGCAAGCACCACAAGGTCGAGAAGTTCGTTACGCCGGAGGAGTTCAAGTCCTATGAGACGGTTGCCTATACCAAAGGCTTCCTGATGGTAGCCTCCAGCCCGCTCACGCGCTCTTCGCATCACGCGGGTGACGACTTCGCACGATTGAGGGCAGCGCGCGAAAAGAAGCTTCTCGCCGCAGCCGAGTAAGTTCTTTATCCATGATCGCACGGGCCGGGGTTGCAAGACCTCGGCCCGACTGCGTTTGAGGGCGAAGAAATGGGCAATGCTTTCAATGGCAAGTTTGATTCAGATTCGACGCTTGTCGCGGTTTCGAGGGCTCTCGTGATCGCTTGCCAGAGTTATCTGGTTGGCCGATCCGGTAGCGGCGCTTCGGGGCAACAAAGCGAGCCGGGCAGGGGAATCGTCCCCCATCA contains:
- a CDS encoding pyruvate dehydrogenase complex E1 component subunit beta, with translation MPIDILMPALSPTMEEGTLSKWLKKEGEAVKAGDVIAEIETDKATMEVEAVDEGTIAKIVVPAGTENVKVNALIAVLAAEGEDLDQLGKGVGEDEVKPVTPTPTANAEAPAAPATVPAQPVAPVIAADPDIPAGTEMVSMTVREALRDAMAEEMRRDGDVFVMGEEVAEYQGAYKITQGLLQEFGDRRVIDTPITEHGFAGVGVGAAMTGLRPIVEFMTFNFAMQAIDQIINSAAKTLYMSGGQMGAPIVFRGPNGAAARVAAQHSQCYAAWYSHIPGLKVVMPYTAADAKGLLKAAIRDPNPVIFLENEILYGQHFDVPKLDDFVLPIGKARIHRPGKDVTVVSFGIGMTYAVKAVAELEKLGIDVELIDLRTIRPMDLPTIIESVKKTGRLVTVEEGYPQSSVGTEIATRVMQQAFDYLDAPILTIAGKDVPMPYASNLEKLALPNVGEVVEAVKAVCYK
- a CDS encoding pyruvate dehydrogenase complex dihydrolipoamide acetyltransferase; the protein is MPINITMPALSPTMEEGNLAKWLVKEGDTIKSGDVIAEIETDKATMEVEAVDEGTVAKIVVPAGTEGVKVNTVIAVLAADGEDVKAAASGAGAAPAAKADAPAQAAAPAAEAKSQPAPAPVPAAPAAVPAASKADGQRTFSSPLARRLAKEAGIDISAVSGTGPHGRVVKKDVEAAVAGGGAKAAPAAAAAAAPAAPAKGMSDDAVLKLFEPGSYELVAHDGMRKTIAKRLVESKQTIPHFYVSVDCELDALLALRAQINASAPEKDGKPAYKLSVNDMVIKAMALALRDVPDANVSWTESNMVKHKHADVGVAVSIPGGLITPIIRSAELKSLSAISNEMKDLGKRAKERKLKPEEYQGGTTAVSNMGMMGVKNFAAVVNPPHATILAVGAGEERVVVKKGQMVIVNAMTVTLSTDHRCVDGALGAELLGAFKRYIENPMGMLV
- a CDS encoding SGNH/GDSL hydrolase family protein, with the translated sequence MKTVLCYGDSLTWGYDAETLGRHALEDRWPSVLQKALGPQVQVIAEGLNGRTTAYDDHLADCDRNGARILPTILHTHGPLDLVILMLGANDMKPVIAGTAFGAVQGMERLVELVRHHAWSFGDEDGPEILIVSPPALCETANTAFAAMFSGGVAQSAMLATLYADLADEKDCGFFDAGSVARTTPLDGVHLDAENTRAIGRGIEPVVRMMLGL
- the lpdA gene encoding dihydrolipoyl dehydrogenase; protein product: MAQNYDVIVIGSGPGGYIAAIRAAQLGLKTAIVEREHLAGICSNWGCIPTKALLRSAEIFHYAKHPGDYGVKIEGSVTPDLKAIVARSRGIAQRMNGGVGFLMKKNKVDIIWGEAKLSKPGEIVVSKTSKKPVEPQAPLPKNVLPEGTYTAKHIVIATGARPRALPGIEPDGKLIWTYFEAMKPEEMPKSLLVMGSGAIGIEFASFYRTLGVDVTVVEVMSTVMPVEDAEISALAKKQFEKQGMRIHLEAKVTKVEKAANSITAHVEMKDGKVEKITADRMISAVGVQANIENIGLEALGVKTDRGFIAIDGYGRTNVPGIYAIGDVAGPPMLAHKAEHEAVICIEKIAGLPNVHPMDKLKIPGCTYCHPQVASVGLTEAKAKEQGREIRVGRFPFVANGKAIALGEDQGLVKTIFDKKTGELLGAHLVGAEVTELIQGFVVAMNLETTEEELMHTIFPHPTISETLKESVLDAYGRALNA
- the lipA gene encoding lipoyl synthase codes for the protein MVTILDRTNIGEKRIRHPEKAHRPDTEVLRKPEWIRVKAPVSKGYQETRSIVKEHKLVTVCEEAGCPNIGECWDKKHATFMIMGEICTRACAFCNVSTGKPNALDMAEPENVAKAVREMGLSHVVITSVDRDDLDDGGAEHFEKVIWAIRAASPTTTIEILTPDFLKKPGALERVVAAKPDVFNHNMETVPGNYLTVRPGARYFHSVRLLQRVKELDPTMFTKSGIMVGLGEERNEVLQLMDDLRTADVDFLTIGQYLQPTRKHHKVEKFVTPEEFKSYETVAYTKGFLMVASSPLTRSSHHAGDDFARLRAAREKKLLAAAE